From Nymphaea colorata isolate Beijing-Zhang1983 chromosome 6, ASM883128v2, whole genome shotgun sequence, a single genomic window includes:
- the LOC116256762 gene encoding gibberellin 3-beta-dioxygenase 1-like, whose product MHSLSQVYKDHPVTLHHPLMDLNTMEEVPESYVWPPFDDYLDDETAKNSSIPIISLSEPSLDVLNQISSACEDWGMFQVVNHGVSSQLLSEMESLGNRLFSLPMKQKIKALRAPDGISGYGLARISPFFSKLMWFEGFTIAESPLEHVRCLMPDDYEHFCSIVQEYEHEMEHLARRLMELILTSLGLNKNDVKWARNGFESMHGVLQLNYYPLCPQPSNAMGLAAHTDSSLLTLLYQTSTQGLQIMKERHWVNVPPVPSAIVINVGDLLHILSNGRFSSPLHRVLVSRAQHRFSFAHFWGPTSETSIYPHPKLLSLQSPPLYQSITWADYLRLKAKLFNRALSSLLLSDGIPATNQ is encoded by the exons ATGCATTCCCTATCCCAAGTTTACAAAGATCATCCTGTCACCCTGCACCACCCTCTCATGGACCTCAACACCATGGAAGAAGTACCAGAGTCTTATGTATGGCCACCCTTTGATGACTACCTTGATGATGAGACAGCCAAGAACAGCTCCATACCCATAATCAGCCTCTCTGAGCCAAGCCTTGATGTTCTGAACCAAATTTCATCTGCATGTGAGGATTGGGGCATGTTCCAAGTAGTGAACCATGGTGTATCTTCTCAGCTTCTCTCAGAGATGGAGTCCCTTGGAAATCGTCTTTTCTCCCTCCCCATGAAGCAGAAGATTAAGGCCTTGCGTGCACCAGATGGCATCTCTGGTTACGGACTTGCACGCATATCACCCTTCTTCAGTAAGCTGATGTGGTTTGAAGGATTTACAATTGCTGAATCTCCTCTTGAACATGTTCGTTGCCTTATGCCGGATGATTATGAGCATTTCTG CTCAATAGTCCAGGAGTACGAGCATGAAATGGAGCACCTAGCACGAAGACTGATGGAACTCATACTAACATCGCTGGGACTCAACAAAAACGATGTCAAGTGGGCGAGGAATGGATTCGAAAGCATGCATGGTGTGCTGCAACTGAACTACTACCCGCTCTGCCCACAACCAAGCAATGCCATGGGCCTGGCTGCACACACTGACTCCTCACTGTTGACCCTCCTCTACCAGACCAGCACCCAGGGGCTTCAGATCATGAAAGAACGTCACTGGGTCAATGTTCCTCCAGTACCCAGTGCTATTGTCATCAACGTCGGTGACCTCCTTCACATCCTCTCAAATGGACGCTTCTCCTCTCCATTACACCGTGTGCTTGTAAGCCGAGCTCAACATCGTTTCTCATTTGCCCACTTCTGGGGCCCAACATCTGAAACAAGCATCTATCCTCATCCTAAGCTCCTCAGCTTGCAGAGTCCCCCTCTCTACCAATCCATTACATGGGCAGACTACCTCAGACTCAAAGCTAAACTCTTCAACAGGGCATTGTCATCACTCCTGTTATCAGATGGCATTCCAGCAACCAACCAATGA